From a single Miscanthus floridulus cultivar M001 chromosome 8, ASM1932011v1, whole genome shotgun sequence genomic region:
- the LOC136471970 gene encoding obg-like ATPase 1, with the protein MPPKAKKDAAPAERPILGRFSSHLKIGIVGLPNVGKSTFFNIVTKLAIPAENFPFCTIEPNEARVNVPDERFDWLCKLYKPKSEVPAYLEVTDIAGLIRGAHAGDGLGNAFLSHIRAVDGIFHVLRAFEDAEITHVDDTVDPVRDMETISEELRLKDIEFMKKRLEDLEKSMKRSNDKQLKIEHELCERVIAHLEEGKDVRLGDWKAADIEILNTFQLLSAKPVVYLVNMSEKDFQRKKNKFLPKIHAWVQEHGGETILPFSCAFEQKLVDMPEDEAAKYCAENQITSMIPKIIKTGFAAIHLIYFFTAGPDEVKCWQIRRHTKAPQAAGAIHTDFERGFICAEVMKFEDLKELASESAVKAAGKYKQEGKTYVVQDGDIIFFKFNVSGGGKK; encoded by the exons ATGCCTCCCAAGGCCAAGAAGGACGCCGCGCCGGCTGAGCGACCCATCCTTGGACGCTTCTCCTCCCACCTTAAGATCGGGATC GTTGGGTTGCCAAATGTTGGCAAATCAACTTTTTTCAACATAGTAACAAAGTTGGCAATCCCAGCAGAGAATTTCCCTTTCTGTACCATTGAACCAAATGAGGCGCGTGTGAATGTTCCAGATGAACGGTTTGATTGGCTTTGCAAACTTTACAAGCCAAAGAGTGAG GTGCCTGCATATCTGGAAGTAACTGACATAGCTGGGCTTATTAGAGGCGCTCACGCTGGGGATGGCCTGGGCAATGCATTCCTCTCACATATACGTGCTGTTGATGGAATCTTTCATGTCCTAA GAGCATTTGAAGACGCAGAAATTACGCATGTTGATGATACAGTAGATCCTGTTAGAGACATGGAAACTATTAGTGAAGAGCTCAGACTAAAG GATATAGAGTTCATGAAAAAGAGACTCGAGGACCTTGAAAAGTCAATGAAGAGGAGCAATGATAAGCAGCTCAAAATTGAGCATGAATTATGTGAGAGG GTCATAGCCCATCTTGAGGAAGGGAAAGATGTCCGTTTAGGAGATTGGAAAGCTGCTGACATTGAGATCTTGAATACATTCCAGCTACTTTCGGCTAAGCCAGTTGTCTATTTG GTGAATATGAGTGAGAAGGACTTCCAGAGAAAAAAGAACAAGTTTCTACCCAAGATACATGCTTG GGTGCAGGAACATGGTGGTGAAACCATACTTCCTTTCAGCTGTGCTTTTGAACAGAAACTAGTGGATATGCCAGAAGATGAAGCTGCCAAATATTGTGCCGAAAACCAGATAACAAG CATGATCCCAAAAATTATCAAGACTGGTTTTGCAGCAATTCATCTTATATACTTTTTTACTGCTGGTCCTGATGAG GTAAAGTGTTGGCAGATCAGACGTCATACTAAGGCTCCTCAAGCTGCTGGTGCAATTCACACTGATTTTGAAAGGGGCTTCATATGCGCTGAG GTAATGAAGTTTGAAGATCTGAAAGAACTGGCCAGTGAATCTGCTGTTAAG GCTGCTGGGAAATACAAGCAGGAGGGGAAAACCTATGTGGTTCAGGACGGGGACATCATCTTTTTCAAATTCAACGTGTCTGGTGGCGGGAAGAAGTGA
- the LOC136469041 gene encoding uncharacterized protein, with protein sequence MERQLNIAQCDNQQKVLYASGQLQGEAHDWWESFEYGCPTNAPPVTWQEFKENFRSYHIPEGLIELKQEEFRALKQGSMSIAEYHDKFAQLSRYAPNEVANDADKQRRFLKGPYDGLQLQLMSNTYPNFQTLVNRAIVIDNKRKEMEAKKRRL encoded by the coding sequence atggagaggcagctcaacatagctcaatgtgataatcagcagaaagtgttgtacgcttcaggacagctccagggagaagctcatgattggtgggagtcattcgagtatggatgTCCTACCAAcgctcctcctgtcacctggcaggagtttaaggagaatttcagatcttatcacataccagagggactgatagagctcaagcaagaggaattcagagCTTTGAAGCAGGGATCTATGTCCATCGCTGAGTACCATGACAAGTTTGCCCAGTTGTCACGATATGCTCCGAATGAAGTGGCTAAcgatgctgataagcaacgccGCTTTCTCAAGGGTCCGTATGATGGCctgcaactccagcttatgtcaAACACATATCCCAACTTTCAGACACTGGTAAAtcgcgccattgttattgacaacaagcgcaaagaaatggaggccaagaagaggaggctttag
- the LOC136471972 gene encoding acyl-[acyl-carrier-protein] desaturase 7, chloroplastic-like has translation MMATTPLLAMPGHGVPCESANTKQNYYSFKLASSARTRDALPRIINWRCRSSHSSWGAMTMAAPVPPVLKRRGKQDEEEEWMGYLAPEKVEVLAHLEPWAEAHVLPLLKPAEEAWQPSDLLPDPAALGDEGFHAACRELRARAAGVPDAHLVCLVGNMITEEALPTYQSVPNRFEAVRDLTGADATAWARWIRGWSAEENRHGDALSRYMYLSGRVDMRQVDRTVHRLIASGMAMNAARSPYHGFIYVAFQERATAISHGNTARHVGAHGDHVLARICGAIMADEKRHEAAYTRIVGKLFEVYPDAAVRALGYMMRRRITMPAALMTDGRDADLYSHYAAAAQQTGVYTASDYRGILEHLIRQWRVEELAAGLSGEGRRARDYVCGLPHKIRRMEEKAHDRAAQAQKKPTSIPFSWIFDRPVSVVIP, from the exons ATGATGGCAACAACACCACTTCTTGCGATGCCTGGACACGGAGTGCCCTGCGAATCAGCAAATACTAAACAAAACTACTACTCCTTCAAACTTGCATCATCTGCAAGAACACGAGACGCCCTCCCACGGATAATCAACTG GAGGTGCAGGAGCAGTCATAGCAGCTGGGGAGCCATGACCATGGCCGCCCCTGTCCCGCCTGTCCTCAAGCGGCGGGGCAAGCAGGACGAAGAGGAGGAATGGATGGGGTACCTGGCTCCGGagaaggtggaggtgctggcgcaCCTGGAGCCGTGGGCGGAGGCGCACGTGCTGCCGCTGCTGAAGCCGGCAGAGGAAGCGTGGCAGCCGTCGGACCTGCTCCCGGACCCGGCGGCGCTGGGCGACGAGGGCTTCCACGCGGCGTGCCGCGAGCTCCGCGCGCGGGCGGCCGGCGTGCCCGACGCGCACCTCGTCTGCCTGGTGGGCAACATGATCACGGAGGAGGCCCTGCCCACGTACCAGAGCGTGCCCAACCGCTTCGAGGCCGTGCGCGACCTCACGGGCGCCGACGCCACCGCCTGGGCGCGCTGGATCCGCGGCTGGTCCGCCGAGGAGAACCGCCACGGCGACGCGCTCAGCCGCTACATGTACCTCTCGGGACGCGTCGACATGCGCCAGGTCGACCGCACCGTGCACCGCCTCATCGCCTCCGGGATGGCCATGAACGCCGCCCGGAGCCCCTACCACGGCTTCATCTACGTCGCCTTCCAGGAGCGCGCCACGGCGATCTCGCACGGCAACACGGCGCGCCACGTCGGCGCGCACGGCGACCACGTGCTCGCACGCATCTGCGGCGCCATCATGGCCGACGAGAAGCGCCACGAGGCCGCGTACACGCGCATAGTCGGAAAGCTCTTCGAGGTCTACCCGGACGCGGCCGTGCGCGCGCTGGGCTACATGATGCGCCGCCGCATCACCATGCCGGCCGCGCTCATGACCGACGGCCGCGACGCCGACCTCTACTCCCactacgccgccgccgcgcagcagACCGGCGTGTACACGGCCTCCGACTACCGTGGCATCCTGGAGCACCTCATACGGCAGTGGCGCGTGGAGGAGCTCGCGGCGGGGCTCTCCGGCGAGGGCAGGCGCGCGCGGGACTACGTGTGCGGGCTGCCACACAAGATCCGGAGGATGGAGGAGAAGGCCCATGACAGGGCGGCCCAGGCCCAGAAGAAGCCCACGTCTATCCCGTTTAGCTGGATCTTCGATAGGCCCGTCAGTGTCGTGATCCCGTAA